The proteins below are encoded in one region of Corynebacterium sphenisci DSM 44792:
- a CDS encoding PadR family transcriptional regulator, with the protein MSVKHALLGLIGERPRAVAQLRRGFEEATRGTWPLNIGQVYQTVRRLERDGLVEPVPDEAAEAEAYRLTEAGRAELAAWWDTAVLRPRDDRDELAMKIAVAETVGGVDVTALIQRQRGAALAELRELVRLKAATPADRGADRLLLERRVFDLEAEARWLDHVENLAAVTDHPKGAQS; encoded by the coding sequence ATGTCCGTCAAACACGCCCTCCTCGGGCTCATCGGCGAGCGGCCCCGCGCGGTGGCGCAGCTGCGCCGGGGCTTCGAGGAGGCGACCCGGGGCACCTGGCCCCTGAATATCGGGCAGGTGTACCAGACGGTGCGCCGCCTGGAGCGCGACGGCCTCGTCGAGCCGGTGCCCGACGAGGCCGCCGAGGCCGAGGCCTACCGGCTCACCGAGGCCGGCCGCGCCGAATTGGCCGCCTGGTGGGACACCGCGGTGCTGCGGCCCCGCGACGACCGCGATGAGCTGGCCATGAAGATCGCCGTGGCGGAGACCGTCGGCGGGGTCGACGTCACCGCGCTCATCCAGCGCCAGCGCGGCGCCGCCCTGGCGGAGCTGCGCGAGCTGGTCCGGCTCAAGGCGGCCACCCCCGCCGACCGCGGCGCCGACCGGCTGCTGCTGGAGCGGCGCGTCTTCGACCTGGAGGCCGAGGCGCGCTGGCTGGACCACGTGGAGAACCTCGCCGCCGTCACCGACCACCCGAAAGGAGCCCAGTCATGA
- a CDS encoding ABC transporter ATP-binding protein: MSAPAAAPAALDLQEVTRIHRDGPDEVRALDAVSLTVEPGRLLAVMGPSGSGKSTLLNIAGTLDAPTSGRVLIDGVDVAGMSRDARADIRREHLGYVFQDFNLLPTLTVAENIALPLELGGAGAAARREAARAALAELGLEALAGRFPAECSGGQRQRIAIARALVGERRLILADEPTGALDTTTAEQVLAVLRGRVDAGAAAVLVTHEPRFAAWADEVIQLRDGRILGGDR; encoded by the coding sequence ATGAGCGCCCCCGCCGCGGCCCCCGCCGCACTCGACCTGCAGGAGGTCACCCGGATCCACCGGGACGGGCCGGATGAGGTCCGGGCCCTGGACGCGGTGAGCCTCACCGTGGAACCCGGCCGGCTGCTCGCCGTGATGGGCCCCTCCGGCTCCGGCAAATCCACCCTGCTCAACATCGCCGGCACCCTGGACGCGCCCACCAGCGGGCGGGTGCTGATCGACGGCGTGGACGTCGCCGGGATGAGCCGGGACGCCCGCGCGGACATCCGCCGGGAGCACCTGGGCTACGTCTTCCAGGACTTCAACCTGCTGCCCACGCTCACCGTGGCGGAGAACATCGCGCTGCCCCTGGAGCTCGGCGGGGCCGGCGCCGCGGCGCGCCGCGAGGCCGCCCGCGCCGCCCTGGCCGAACTGGGCCTGGAGGCCCTGGCCGGGCGCTTCCCCGCGGAATGCTCCGGCGGGCAGCGCCAGCGGATCGCGATCGCGCGCGCCCTGGTCGGGGAGCGCCGGCTGATCCTGGCCGATGAGCCCACCGGGGCGCTGGACACCACCACCGCCGAGCAGGTGCTCGCGGTGCTGCGCGGCCGGGTCGACGCCGGCGCCGCGGCGGTGCTGGTCACCCACGAACCCCGGTTCGCGGCCTGGGCCGATGAGGTCATCCAGCTGCGCGACGGCCGGATCCTGGGCGGTGATCGGTGA